One Candidatus Korarchaeum sp. genomic window carries:
- a CDS encoding ATP-binding cassette domain-containing protein, with protein sequence MPERVIELENVTFTYPDGTVALKNISFFVEEGEAVAVVGENGAGKSTLCYLLSGVIPHIYGGTIKGRVSVVGIQPKDSSMRELSKYVSIVLQDPDSQIFSPTVFMEVAFGPSNLGLSKEEIIASVKWALEVTGLSGLEERSPDELSGGQKQRLVLASALAMRSKVLVLDEPTSQLDPVGVREVMATLKELKRRGVTMVITTHQTEEIAEIADKVIVLKDGNLLAIGSPKEIFSNVELMERAGVKAPDVAILTYELEKRGLSPEEVPINELDASKILSKFMKDGKIKLSGKLSFEQERRDRAIIEVKDLTFEYPGGVRALDNVSLTVYEGDFLGVIGMNGSGKSTLVKTMIGLLKPQRGKVLFKGEDVSKFTVGELARRIGLILQNPDYQLFTISAIEEVMFGLRNIGIKGEEARKLALEILDTVGLKEKAEYFPFKLSFGERRLLAAAATLALNPEVIIFDEPTTAQDYRGRYLLADLAKGLHEKGKTIIMITHDMDLIAKYANRVIVMADGKIIMDGDPHVIFNDVEGLKRAGIMPPQITRLAISMSHMGVPSQIIKVEEFLDLVEVVE encoded by the coding sequence ATGCCTGAGAGAGTCATTGAGCTCGAAAATGTCACTTTCACATATCCAGATGGCACTGTTGCTCTCAAAAATATCTCTTTTTTTGTTGAAGAAGGTGAAGCTGTCGCTGTAGTCGGTGAGAATGGGGCCGGTAAGAGCACCCTGTGCTATCTATTATCTGGAGTGATACCGCATATCTACGGGGGGACGATAAAGGGAAGGGTCAGCGTCGTCGGAATACAGCCTAAGGACTCTTCAATGAGGGAGCTCTCTAAATATGTCTCTATAGTGCTCCAGGATCCGGATTCCCAGATATTCTCCCCCACTGTCTTCATGGAAGTGGCCTTCGGCCCTAGCAATCTGGGGTTGAGCAAGGAGGAGATAATAGCCAGTGTGAAGTGGGCTCTAGAAGTCACTGGCTTGAGCGGTCTAGAGGAGAGATCGCCTGATGAATTATCCGGGGGGCAGAAACAGAGGCTAGTCTTAGCTTCAGCTCTAGCGATGAGATCCAAGGTGCTGGTACTGGATGAACCTACATCTCAACTAGATCCTGTCGGAGTCAGGGAGGTAATGGCTACTCTCAAGGAATTGAAGAGGAGAGGTGTCACTATGGTGATAACTACGCATCAAACTGAGGAGATAGCTGAGATAGCTGATAAAGTCATTGTACTTAAGGATGGGAACTTGTTGGCGATTGGAAGCCCTAAGGAGATATTCTCCAATGTCGAGTTGATGGAGAGGGCTGGCGTGAAGGCACCTGATGTCGCTATCTTGACATACGAGCTCGAGAAGAGGGGATTGAGCCCTGAAGAAGTCCCGATAAATGAGCTAGATGCGAGTAAGATTTTATCTAAGTTCATGAAGGATGGGAAGATAAAGCTCTCTGGTAAGCTCAGCTTCGAGCAGGAGAGGAGGGATAGAGCGATAATAGAAGTTAAGGACCTGACTTTCGAGTACCCTGGGGGAGTTAGAGCATTGGATAACGTGAGCCTGACTGTATATGAGGGGGACTTCCTAGGGGTAATAGGGATGAACGGATCGGGGAAATCTACTCTGGTAAAGACTATGATAGGGTTGCTCAAACCTCAGAGAGGGAAAGTCCTATTCAAGGGTGAGGATGTCTCCAAGTTCACAGTAGGTGAGCTGGCTAGGAGGATAGGGCTCATACTACAGAACCCGGATTACCAGCTCTTCACTATATCGGCGATAGAGGAGGTGATGTTCGGCCTCAGGAACATAGGCATTAAGGGGGAGGAAGCGAGGAAGCTCGCCCTTGAGATACTGGATACAGTTGGATTGAAGGAGAAAGCAGAATACTTCCCGTTCAAGCTCAGCTTCGGGGAGAGGAGGCTCTTAGCGGCTGCTGCGACTCTAGCATTGAACCCGGAGGTGATAATATTCGATGAACCTACGACAGCTCAGGACTACAGGGGGAGGTACCTCTTAGCTGATCTAGCGAAGGGCCTGCATGAGAAGGGGAAGACTATCATAATGATAACGCACGATATGGACTTGATCGCTAAGTACGCGAATAGAGTTATAGTGATGGCCGATGGTAAGATAATAATGGATGGAGATCCTCACGTTATATTCAATGATGTAGAGGGACTCAAGCGAGCTGGGATAATGCCCCCTCAGATCACTAGGCTAGCTATTTCTATGAGCCATATGGGGGTGCCGAGTCAGATAATAAAAGTAGAGGAATTCCTAGATTTAGTGGAGGTGGTCGAATGA
- a CDS encoding energy-coupling factor transporter transmembrane protein EcfT, which yields MTFKYVEKDTPIHKLHPMTKALLLLAALMLALIFTHDYSVIPLLIVLIFELMIWRIAGIEFWRVAIVIKVLLGIFLFFIIVQGFLYRGGVTPLFAIGHFKLWEKDIGEFTLEGLLYGIFISVKILVVVIAAIIFVVTTSITKMSALAHSLRLPYSFSFTLLAGLRFAPLIFKSFSDIKDAQKLRAFDIDRMNIIVRAFKAYVPILTPLILNLLRRGMELQISIESRGYGATKNPTQLEELRMRPRDYITLIIIIVIFASSIYLNYTIAPSLYSSFLQSLRSLLGG from the coding sequence ATGACTTTCAAATACGTTGAGAAGGATACCCCGATCCATAAGTTACATCCGATGACTAAAGCCCTCCTGCTGCTCGCGGCATTGATGCTAGCTCTCATCTTCACACACGATTACTCGGTAATACCTTTGCTCATCGTACTGATCTTCGAGCTCATGATATGGAGGATAGCTGGGATAGAGTTCTGGAGGGTAGCTATAGTGATAAAGGTACTTCTGGGGATATTCTTATTCTTCATAATCGTTCAGGGATTCCTTTATAGGGGAGGAGTGACTCCTCTATTCGCGATAGGTCACTTCAAGCTCTGGGAGAAGGATATAGGGGAGTTCACACTCGAGGGCCTCCTCTACGGTATCTTCATATCCGTTAAGATACTGGTCGTAGTGATAGCAGCTATAATATTCGTGGTGACTACGTCAATAACTAAGATGTCTGCTCTCGCTCACAGCCTCAGGCTACCTTACAGTTTCTCCTTCACGCTACTAGCTGGCCTCAGATTCGCTCCCCTCATATTCAAATCTTTCTCAGACATAAAGGATGCCCAGAAGCTCAGGGCATTCGATATAGATAGGATGAACATAATAGTGAGGGCATTCAAAGCTTACGTCCCCATACTAACTCCTCTGATACTCAACCTCCTCAGGAGGGGGATGGAGCTCCAGATATCGATAGAGTCGAGGGGATATGGAGCTACCAAGAACCCGACTCAACTAGAGGAACTTCGAATGAGGCCCAGGGATTACATAACCCTCATTATAATAATAGTGATCTTCGCTTCCTCTATCTACTTGAATTATACGATCGCTCCCTCCCTCTACTCGAGCTTCCTCCAATCCCTCAGGTCGTTACTCGGGGGTTGA
- a CDS encoding metallophosphoesterase, with the protein MTVRMFFAADIHGNTVVWRKWLNAVNVYKANVIILAGDLTGKAIVPIFDKGDYYEAEIIGRKYTAKSKEELQELMDRIESFSYYYVVLTPQQAQEIAADPKKQEELFKELMVERIRKWLDLLIEKVDVKSVTSIVMPGNDDERYIDETIKSYEDRGIIYPLDKTVELNYGYQIISHEYVNPTPWNTPREAPEDKLEKILREKIERSGVKDFSKALFNFHCPPYNTKLDLAPKLDKNLKPVYVGGKPVLVHVGSKSVRKLIEQYQPLMGLHGHIHESYASDKVGRTIVVNPGSEYSEGLLRGFVIELEPDGLKNYWKIEG; encoded by the coding sequence ATGACCGTGAGGATGTTCTTCGCAGCGGATATCCATGGAAATACAGTAGTCTGGAGGAAGTGGCTCAACGCAGTTAACGTGTATAAAGCTAACGTCATAATCTTAGCGGGGGACCTGACGGGCAAGGCGATAGTCCCTATCTTCGATAAGGGGGACTACTATGAGGCTGAGATAATAGGGAGGAAGTACACCGCTAAGAGCAAGGAGGAGCTCCAGGAACTGATGGATAGGATAGAGAGCTTCTCATATTACTACGTAGTGCTAACCCCTCAGCAAGCTCAGGAGATAGCCGCTGATCCTAAGAAGCAGGAGGAGTTATTCAAGGAGTTGATGGTCGAGAGGATAAGGAAGTGGCTGGATTTACTCATAGAGAAAGTCGATGTGAAGAGCGTCACATCTATAGTTATGCCGGGCAACGATGATGAGCGGTATATAGATGAGACTATAAAGAGCTATGAGGACAGGGGCATAATATATCCTCTGGATAAGACAGTAGAGCTGAATTACGGTTATCAGATAATAAGCCATGAGTACGTGAACCCCACCCCTTGGAACACGCCGAGGGAAGCGCCTGAGGACAAACTGGAGAAGATATTGAGGGAGAAGATAGAGAGATCTGGAGTTAAGGACTTCAGTAAGGCTCTCTTCAACTTCCACTGTCCCCCATACAATACTAAGCTAGACCTAGCCCCTAAGTTGGATAAGAATCTGAAGCCAGTTTACGTCGGCGGGAAGCCTGTGCTCGTTCACGTAGGCTCGAAATCTGTCAGGAAGTTGATAGAGCAGTATCAACCTCTGATGGGACTGCACGGCCATATACATGAGAGTTACGCTAGCGATAAAGTGGGGAGGACTATCGTAGTGAATCCGGGGAGTGAGTACAGCGAGGGCCTCTTGAGGGGCTTCGTGATAGAGCTCGAGCCAGATGGTCTCAAGAATTATTGGAAGATAGAGGGTTGA
- a CDS encoding APC family permease → MSEEAPTLFVRRASGLVRTVGPFTAFMIVFTHTVGGGIHRLSVIAAYQHPAAFVPYSFLITGLALAIPTALVYTMLGAMMPRTGGDYIFITRGLNPTLGFLASWGFWFTEVLSYGIIAWYSIDFFVGAITAAGIALRDEGLLATAQWMATTQGHWILGIIFVLIFGAIAYLGMRIYGWIINILGVIAIIGCLTNLIILGTWGFGHMAAVNGWGSLYGAGAYEKIVAKAFEIGMKEGDLPIAPFDWGATIAAGVGAIWAYIGIVSAVFVGGELKSPGRSLFVSQVLGTILIMLYYITLPFLVYSAYVVPQEVLAKVPGALDYLKANNIPVDRVYFTALYYYLMSKLGADGVASLLGVPSTHLLPPRVVTSFTIPLVPKGMEWLQITNGALVGIVLLKDIPAFFVVASRMIFAWAFDRFFPEMFAAVDARFHTPYWAVTLTLLGGLAGVALTAGGDWAAAADTSNLYQFAVMLACLAAAILPYLRRDLYEKSPYKWEIAGVPILTILGLWGWAANFFFFYVTTHEIFYYWGKYSTDIALQQSAWMGVGALIFTAFMVYNTKRGIDVKTIYTEIPPA, encoded by the coding sequence ATGTCTGAGGAAGCTCCAACTCTGTTCGTAAGAAGGGCCTCAGGATTGGTAAGGACAGTGGGACCATTCACAGCTTTCATGATAGTCTTCACTCACACTGTAGGAGGGGGTATCCACAGGCTATCGGTGATAGCCGCTTATCAGCACCCCGCAGCTTTCGTACCTTACTCCTTCTTGATCACAGGATTAGCACTAGCGATCCCAACCGCGTTAGTTTACACTATGCTCGGAGCTATGATGCCCAGGACCGGAGGGGACTACATATTCATAACTAGGGGATTGAACCCCACATTAGGATTCCTAGCTTCTTGGGGTTTCTGGTTCACTGAGGTCTTGAGTTACGGTATAATAGCTTGGTACTCAATAGATTTCTTCGTAGGGGCTATAACAGCTGCAGGAATAGCTCTTAGAGACGAAGGGTTGCTCGCTACAGCTCAATGGATGGCTACAACACAGGGACACTGGATCCTAGGGATAATATTCGTTCTGATATTCGGGGCGATCGCTTACCTGGGTATGAGGATATACGGTTGGATAATAAACATATTAGGTGTAATAGCGATAATAGGATGCCTCACGAACTTGATAATCTTGGGAACTTGGGGATTCGGCCATATGGCAGCTGTTAACGGATGGGGGAGCCTTTACGGAGCGGGAGCATATGAGAAGATAGTAGCTAAGGCATTCGAGATAGGTATGAAGGAAGGCGACCTCCCGATAGCTCCCTTCGATTGGGGAGCAACTATAGCGGCTGGAGTAGGTGCTATCTGGGCTTACATAGGTATAGTCTCAGCTGTGTTCGTCGGAGGTGAGCTGAAGTCCCCGGGAAGATCTCTATTCGTCTCACAAGTTCTTGGAACTATCTTAATAATGCTCTACTATATAACGCTGCCCTTCCTCGTCTATTCAGCTTACGTGGTACCTCAGGAAGTGCTCGCTAAGGTACCGGGTGCTCTAGATTATCTAAAAGCGAACAACATACCAGTTGATAGGGTCTACTTCACCGCTCTCTATTACTACCTCATGAGCAAGTTAGGGGCCGATGGTGTAGCGAGTTTGCTGGGAGTACCATCAACTCACTTACTGCCGCCTAGGGTAGTGACTTCCTTCACGATACCACTAGTGCCCAAGGGCATGGAGTGGCTCCAGATAACCAATGGAGCACTAGTGGGTATAGTGCTCCTGAAGGACATACCAGCATTCTTCGTAGTCGCTAGCAGGATGATATTCGCTTGGGCATTCGATAGATTCTTCCCGGAGATGTTCGCAGCTGTGGATGCGAGGTTCCACACGCCTTACTGGGCCGTCACTCTCACTCTACTAGGAGGTCTCGCCGGAGTGGCCCTCACGGCTGGAGGAGACTGGGCTGCAGCTGCCGATACCAGCAACTTGTATCAATTCGCCGTTATGTTAGCTTGCCTTGCCGCAGCAATACTGCCTTACCTGAGGAGGGACTTGTATGAGAAGTCACCTTACAAGTGGGAGATAGCCGGCGTGCCCATACTGACGATCTTAGGGCTATGGGGATGGGCCGCTAACTTCTTCTTCTTCTACGTGACGACTCACGAGATATTCTACTACTGGGGGAAGTATTCAACTGACATTGCTCTGCAGCAATCAGCTTGGATGGGTGTAGGGGCACTGATATTCACAGCTTTCATGGTATATAACACGAAACGCGGGATAGATGTGAAGACGATCTACACTGAGATACCGCCGGCGTGA